tccatccatccatccatccatccatccatccatccatccatccatccatccatccatccatccatccatccatccatccatccatccatccatccatccatccatccatccatccatctctccCAGCTCCGGGgtcttcctgcagctgggctgtttGCACTGCCGGCCAGGCTCCTCAGTGCAGAGGGCTGCACCGCTGTTCCCAGTTAAAAATAGACCCACCTTCTCAGCGGCATTATTTTTAACCCTGGGCCCATCTCCCTGCTCATGTTACCAGCCCTCACCCTCTCGGGGCAGGGAGGGGcgcccagcagccacaggcgGCCCGTGGGGCTGTCGGCTGGAGGGACCTCTGCTAACCCACAGCCCACGCCGCTGCCTCCTGCCCGCGGGGAATCCTGGGCCGCGGGGCTGCCCGGGCCCGGCCAGGCCAAGGTGCCCCGCCGCCAGCCGCGTGGGCAGGACGCCGGggggggggccggggccgccgcaGGCCCCGCCCGCCCTGGGCCACCGcctcccaaacaaacaacagccGCTCCCGCTGCCGTGGCGaccgcgccccgcccgccgccgtGGCGACGGGGCCCCGCCCCTCCCGCGCTGCTGACGCGCGCTCCGGCgaggggggtgggagggggaggcgATGACGTCGCCATCCCGTTTCCACGGGAACCACGCGCCGACGTCACGGGTTTGTGTGTTGTCAACGTCCCGCCGTCTCCCGGGCAACGTCAGGCGCCTGGCCCGGCCCCGGCAACAGCACGGCGATTGGTCGGCgagccgcggggcggggcccgCGCGCGCCGCGaccgccccctccccgggccGCGCCGGGTGCGGCGCGCGCGGGGGCCGCTCTTGGAGCCGGGACCGTGGCTGTCATGGCCCCGGGACCGAGGGGCCCAGCGGCCACAGAAGGGACTGCTGGGGCTCAAGCCCGGATGGAAATCAAGCACCACGGCCTCTCGCTCAactcccctctctccctgcaatCTTGGTGAAATGGGGAGGAGGTAAAACTTacaggttgagataagaacagtatagtaattgaaaacaaagttaCATGCAATAATCATggcaaataataataataatagtgacagtaaaagggaaaggagataaaaccaaacaaatgaTGCACAATACAAATGCTCACCACCCACCGGCCAGTGCCAGACCCCAGCACATCGCAGTGATTTGTGTCTCTCTAGGGTTGCCGGGTTGGCACCACAGCTCTTTAcaatattttactgttttttctgGATTCTACAGTTGTCTGGGGGTAAGGTACAAACACACGTACTTGCTCATACAATCCCATGCCCAGGACTGCCACTCTGAACCTGCAGGCTGTCAGGGTGGGGCTTTCTGGAAGCCTGGCTGGGATGTTGACATCACCCCAAAACTCCAGTGTCTAGTCCAGGTGGGCCTGGCAACCTGGAGGAGTcttgcacagctgtgctgcatggcaggagggggaaaatgGGCCCTGCGAGGGTGGCGTGTGCTGGGTGGGGCCAAGTGCACGGTGCCCAATTTCAGCTGCATGAGCCCAAACCCACAGCTCCATACTCCAGTTCCTCTCCAGCACCAGGCCATCTCTAGCtccctgggaaatgctgggtttgcctggagaaggcaggaggaaaTCCCTGTCTAGAGGAACCGGGGATGGGGACCCCTCCAGGGTACCTTActgaggctctgctggagcatGGGGGGGGGGCCTTTCTCTCCAGGCTGGTGCCTGCCCACATCGGCACTGGCACTCGCTGCCCAGGGAGGCCAGCACTGTCAAGTGGTGTCTCACATGGGAGAGAGGTGCCAGTTTTGCAGCCCGCTGAGCTCTACTGAGATCCTAAAGCAGACAGTGACAAAGCAAGTTAACCTGACCCCATTGGCTTGGCAGTTGTGCCCctggcagccagctcctgggaggAAAGTACAGAGGACAGGTTCTCCATGTGCAATCACCAAGTCAAACAGTCCCAAATTGGACTGCTGTACCTCTTCTGTGAAAGGTCCTTGAGTTTCCAGGCCTAGACTCTCTGGCGTGTTTATTGTCTACATGTTTAATATATGACCTTGACAGGGAAGAACGTGGACAATCTCTTCAGAGGCTGTTATGGGCTTGGATGATGGCAAGAACTTTTCTCAACTTGGGACGAGCTGTGAGCTGCTAGCAGTGAGCACGAGAGACTCTCCTCCGGACCCTGTTCACTGTGCAGAGGTGGAGCAGAGCCCCCAGATAATCTGTAAATGTCCTACTCCCAGGTCTCTGCACAGGCATATGCTTAACTCTGGCTGTGCAGATACTTAGGAACGAGTTAACACAAAAGatgtttccttttccagaagCTACCCCCTGCCAAACCAAATTGCTTGGCAGATCTGGATGCATGGGGAGGATCAAagcctcagggctgggctggcagtgctctgcaCTGTTTACATGTTTACATACTCATGGCACTGTTAACCCCAGACGATTTATTAATACCGAATTTTGTATTTGTTACATTTCTTAAATACCATCTAAGGAACCTCAGCTTCCTGGGGTATTCCCAATGTTTGTTCCTAGGGCAGAGAAGGCCAACTCACCACGTAGCCAAGCCttattatttattctctttctcCATTACTGGGGTCTCTATTCCTGCAGTGGCAGCATCTTTGCACTGAGCTGACTGTTCCCTTTGGCTCTGCCTTGAGTGCAGCCTGGCTGTCCAGCCAGAGGCACGGCTCAGTTGGAGAAGGGTGCAAACACCTCGCTTTCAAGTCTTGCCATTTCCTTTCGGCAGCAGCAACTGAATGCGACTTGCCggtgggccagggcaggctgagtCTCTGTGACAGCCTCATCACTACAAGAGCTGAGGACTTAAAAAGGGAGACCTTACTTGTGTTCATGATggtcctccagggcagccagcccaCCTGGCATGCTGGTGTCTGACAATGAATGGCACAGGAGAAAGTCCCCAGGTCACCTATCTCCAGTGAAGCAGGGTTGTTTCTCCAGGCAGTGACAAGGGCTCAGAGTGTCTTTCTTCCTCCCAGACTATCCTTTGTCTGTCCTGAGTTGCCTTGAGCCTTTCTTTCCCCAGAGCACTCCCCAGTCACAACAATTAGGAGGTTTCTTTCTGTCCTGTACTAAACAATCTTCAACATCCTGTCCCTTCACTTCAGCTGCTTTGTTCTCCATCTGTAACAAAATCTCCTTAGCTAAGCACAGTGGcgttttcctccttcttctcagCACTTCCTCTTTTGCTACCTTTGACCCATTTTACTCAAGAGCCACTACACAAGTAGAGGAGCAGGACCCCTGAACCCAGCCCAGTGCCTTTACCCAGCCCAAGCATCAGTATTGCTGCCTAGCCCCACAGGAAAGAAGTAGCTTGTGCAATGTGACCATTCAGCTCCCACTCCAGAAAGCTCTTGGACACAACAGGAAGCCCAAACTTTCTCTTGATTGTGTGGGTTTTCATTGCAGGCATCTCGTGGGGTTCcatcaaggaaataaataacagCTGTCCTTGCCTTGTTTGGATCTTGTCTGATAATCAGAAAAGTCCTGCATCATCCTGTCTCTTACTGAGTTTGAACATGCTGCCTTTCACCAAACAtgttctcctctcctctcctctcctctcctctcctctcctctcctctcctctcctctcctctcctctcctctcctctcctctcctctcctctcctctcctctcctctcctctcctctcctcccctctcccctttcccctcccctcccctccccgctgATCAGTGCCCTGGAATTATAACTGTGAGCATGCACAATGGCCTGGGATGGTCCTATGGTGCTGGAGCTGGTAAGAGGCCAGCTTGGCCATGGTGTTTCAGCTTTGTTGCACTGCCATAGCACACATAGCATATTGGTGGCGGTGGCAGCAGCCGGAGTTTTGGAGTTTTATCTGGAGAACTTTGTGCTCAAATTACTCAGGATTATGAACCCTGGCTCGTGGGGTGACAGCTGTCGGCCTGGCCTTGGGCAAGAGGGCGCGGAGGAAGCACTGCGATGGGCGAAGGTCTTTCACACCTGCTGTCTGTGAGCGGTGCATGGGTTCCTCAGTGTGTGCAGCAAggtccagctgtgcctggagagTTCGTATCCAGCATGGTGCAGGCAAAGAGCGGTGAGAATGAGTGGGATGGCACAACAGCATCATCCGCAGTAATTGGCGGCTCATGGCACACGGCTGTGCGACCACGAGATGCCGGGATGTCTCTGCTCGTGGTGTTTATTCTTTAGGATGTCCCTGTCACACACCCAGCTGCTGTGATTATTAATTACTATTTATACTTTGGTTTGGGTATGCACTGTACCTTTAAGACCAGCAGAGGTGggagccctgccctcctggaggCTCCCAGGCTAGGTGGGAGGGTGACAGCCACAGTGAGTCTTGGGGGGAGTTCAGGACACACGGATAACATATTATGAGCTCTTCCTCCACCCTTTGCTCCCCAGCCACATCAACAGAGGGGCCCGGCTCCCACCACTGGTTTTTCAActcccttttctgcttttccatcctgttttcttctaagtcctgcagcctctgcctggctTTAAAAGCCTCTCTGGGGTCaaggggagggatgggatcCCTTGTGCCATGCTGGGAGTGAATGCATTGTGGGACACTGGGAGCAgtgggtgtgtgggtgtgtaGGTGTGTGTGGGGAGAATTTCACAAATGCCCCTGGATCCTGGTCATAAAATCTGTACTGCAACAGGTGCTCAAGTTATTGTGTGAGTCCTCTGACAGTATAGGCAGGATGCTTTGCCAGGCAGTGATGACTTCTTAGTGCAGGGGAGCTATTTCTTGGTGTCACAGCAGTGCCCCAAGCATGCCAGTTCTGCTGCTGAACTCTTGCTGTCTGGTCTCCTTCCCAATGACCCCAACAGTCCCTGGTTAGCTGGAAGCAGATGTACATCATGTTGTGTGTCCAGAGAGGGAATTTGGAACCACGCTACAGtcagtgctgctgacagagAGTGGGTTGAGATGGACATTTGACTGCCCAAGAGCCATGTTGCTGGCATCAGCCAACTCTTGCCCCTGAAGAGGGTTTTGGCTGTGCAGTTGCACTGGCCCACACACCTcagatgttttctgctgtggttttcCAAGGCCAGCCTGAGTTGCAAGCTCAGATGAAGGAGGGGTGTGAAAGTAGGGCGAAGTTCCAGTGCTGTACTCTGAGGTTTAGGATCTCACTGTTCTGTTGTAAGCCTCAGAGCTGGAAGCTTTCCCATCTTCATGCTTGATAGGGGGAAAAGTGGAGACCAGGAAGGTGGAAGGGTTCTATTGGTATGCAGGACAAGATCCTCATTGGATGGATGCTGCCCttctgccctgccagcaccacttCGATGCCCAAGAAGTGCAGTGGGAATGGCCTATTCTGTCTGGCCAGGCACCTGGGAAGAGCCATCTCCCTGCAGATGACAGTCAGCAGCCACCTCTTCCTCACCAGCTCGGGACCCAGTCGTGCAGTAGGCTTGTCTGAAGCAAGGGAATAGTCCCTAGAGGGATGTGTCCCTGCAGATGAGATCCGGTCAAGCACCACCAGAGCCTGGCAAAaccctgctggctctggctgtaCAGGTTTAATAATGTTGTAGTATTCACTGAACTCATGGTCCACTCCACAGATCACACTAATTTATGAGGGTCTAATGCctcttcccattcccagctgtcAGGAGAGGTGAGGAACCTCCATCAGCCTGGCATGCTGATGAGGGCATCCCTCTCACCCAGGCAGGAGGGTTCATGCTCTGACTCTGTTTTGTCGCTGCGGTACCGcctgcttcctttttttgttctcacACATACTGTGGTAAAACGTGTGCACCCTGTGTTTGGAGCAAACAACAAACCCACGTCATGTGTTTTCGCTTTCTCTGTTTCGTTGTCTCCATGTGTTAGAAATGTGCGGCATCCGTGCACTTTCCATTTGGTACAAACAGATCATGCTTGGTCACCAGTGGAGATGGCAACAGGTGGTTTGCATGGGCACCACAAAAATATTGTGGGCTTTGGTGAAGTGGATTCCCCCCACCTCAATTTCCATACACTTCTTTTGGGGAAGGTATTTTGGGTAGAGGAAGCCTAGGGCAGTTTCTAGAGAGGAGGGCTGAGCCGCGTTTTTCTGACATGTGCCTAGCAAATGTCTGAGCCTGGAAACTGTGTCAGAGGCTCTTGACCATGCTGGGCACCAGTGTGTCGACCTAGGCCCTGCTGgggatgtggctgcagaggTTTGGCCTGTTGCTcactgctggcagggatggcagggtCGTggctttgctgtttttcttgcaATCCCTcctctgggcagtgctgagggcCTCCTCACCTGCAACCTGGGGCTGCCAAAGAGACCATGCTTGCCCCACTATTATAGTAACTGGCAGGAGAGGAATGCTGGCCGCGGCAAAGAACCCATGGCAGCACAGGAACCTGGGGTGACGGATGCCTGCCCCGGGATGGACTAGCCCACGGGCCAGCACTGAGCTgatgagagcagcacaggcccCCGCAGGTCCTTTCCCAGGGAGCGGTAGGGGCCGTGAGCTGCGGCAATCCTTGGCTGTCCCCTCCGCTCTGACGGGCAGTTCAGAAATAGCAGCTGGCCCAGTTCTCCCGCCCCCGTGGCCCAGATCTCTAAGAACGGAGGTTGCTCGCgcagcaacagcaacagcagcagcatcaagCGCTGCATTTAGCCCATGAGCTCAAACAGAGGGAGAGGCTGCCAGCAGGATCCCAGCTTGGCTGGGTGACGCTCCTGCCTGGAGACTGCGCTGCAGGCTCTGTTTGTTGCTGTAAACAcgctccctgctgcagcttccctgtTACTATCTATAGCCGCGATCTCTTGGCTCCCGTGCAAGGCGAGTCTGCGGTCTGGCTCCCACCTTAGCCTGacctgagccagggctgcctgacATCCCCGTCGTGGGTGGGTGTCTCCGGGCTTCGCTGCAACAAGgatcaaaacaaaacccaaactggAGGAAAGGACGAGCCTCGCCCCTCCCTCTCCTCGTCGGTGGTTTCCCGGTGGCCTCTTGCCCATGCTCTTGGCGGCCATCCCCGGCCCCCCCCCGCCACCTCCGAGCGCTGCTCCCAAGCTCTCCCAAACTTCTCGAAGGGCTGCGGCCCCTCAGGCTTCCCTGGCAGGGCTTCCCATCGCCCTGTGCCATTACCCTCACTCTCGACAATTACAAACATACATAATAGAGAAGTCAATAGTGACACATGAGCATAACGCGCTCCTCGCTGCAGGGACGGGTGTTAAGTTGAGCTTTCCCTGTGTGGGCCCCGCCGAGTACCTGTGCCCAGCTACGGGCAGACCCCGCTCAGTGCTGACCATGGGGCTTGACTTGCAGCGCAAAGCGCACCCCCGGCCCGCCGGGCCCCTTCTTCGCCGCCTTCCTTGGAGCGTCTTGCTCTAAGGCTGCAAGGTTATGCGGGGCCCCGCTGAGGGGAGGGGTTCACTTGCGGCGGGACGGCGCCCCCGGGGAGGGGGTCACCTGCTGTGGGACGGCATCCCCCATGGCAGTGCCGCTGCCCCAGAGCCCTCGCGGGGTCTCGCCAGGCGAGGGGGGGAGGGGCCGTCGCGTCCCGAGCCGTCCCGTCCTGTCCCGTCCagcgcgccgcccgcccgccgcacttggctgcagcctggagcgCTTCCCGTCAGTCACGCCCCCTCGCACAGGATGTATCCCATATAAGGATATCTGCGTCAGTGGGTTCCCGAGCCCGGCCGTACCACTCCGCGCGGGGGGGAAACTCCAGGGCCGCTCctttctgctctgccctggggccCCCCTGCCTCTTCTGCCACCCCCCGCCCCATGCCGTGGGTCTCTTCCGGGGGAGGCGGTGGCAGACGGCgcgcggggcggccccggggaggcgcggggcgggcgggaggcgggCGGCCCCCCCCATGGGTGCCGGTGGTGCATCCCCTGTGACGTCGGCGGGAGGGTATAAACGGGAGGCACGGCGCGGTactccagcagctcaggcagcccCGGCAGTGGAGCGGAGAGACGCGCGGAGCGGACCGGGCACAGGGACGCACGCAGCCGACCCCTCCTCGCTTCATCCCCAAGGACGCTTCGCCACCGTCGCATCACCTCTCACTTTCGGCTTGCGCGCACCGAGCCGACATGATGTATCAGGGCTTCGCCGGAGAGTACGAGGCGCCGTCCTCCCGCTGCAGCAGCGCTTCCCCGGCCGGGGACAGCCTCACCTATTACCCCTCCCCGGCGGACTCATTCTCGAGCATGGGCTCGCCTGTCAACCCGCAGGTGAGTTGCCGAGCGTACCGGCTGCGCTCTTGGCCGGGGCTGGAGCGCTCAGGAGGAAACGGGACGGGAGCGGGTGGCGCGGGGCTGGCCGTGTCCGCGAAGGAGGTCGGGCTGGGGACTGGCATGGGGAGCCGTCCCGGTGCCGAGGTGGGGCGGTCGGGGGGTGCCGTAGCCCGGGCCGCGCTCTGCGACGGGTGTGTAAATCGGCTTCATTGATAAAACGCGAGTTCATTGAGGAGACTCCGGAGCAGCGTCTGCGTCAGCGCGGACGTCAGAGATATTTATAACAGGCCGCTCTCGTGTGGAGCCGGCGCTGGCAGCGCGGCGCCGCGGCCCCGGGGACGGCGGGGAGCGGCCCGGGCGCTCCACTGACGGCAGCCCCCCTTCCTCTGACCTACAGGACTTCTGCACCGACCTGGCCGCCTCCAGCGCTAGCTTTGTGCCTACGGTGACGGCTATCTCCACCAGCCCCGACCTGCAGTGGCTGGTGCAGCCCACTCTCATCTCTTCAGTGGCCCCCTCCCAGAGCCGCGGGCACCCCTACGGCGTCTCGGCGGCCGCCCCCACCACCTCCTACTCCCGCCCCGCAGTGCTGAAGGCGCCGGGCGGCCGCGGGCAGAGCATCGGCCGCCGGGGCAAAGTCGAACAGGTGAGTGCGGATCAGAGTTGTTGGGGTGACTGGGGGGACGCGTCGCCGGCGAATTGCCCTGGTCGGGGGGCACCGGGCTGGCAGCGGGACTGAGCGGTCTCTCTCTGCCCGCAGCTGTCcccggaggaggaggaaaagagaaggatcCGCCGGGAACGGAACAAGATGGCAGCGGCCAAGTGCCGCAACCGGCGGCGGGAGCTCACCGACACGCTGCAGGCGGTAAGCGCTGCCCGGGAGGTGGCGGGGAAAGAGGGAGTACCGGGGGCGGGGATGACAGGAGGAAGGGGACTCCAGCTGGGAGTGATGCCGGCCCTGGCTGACAgcctgctctctctgcaggaGACCGaccagctggaggaggagaagtcCGCGCTGCAGGCGGAGATTGCTAACctgctgaaggagaaggagaagctggagTTTATCCTGGCGGCCCACCGGCCCGCCTGCAAGATGCCCGAGGAGTTGTGCTTCTCCGAGGAACTGGCAGCTGCCAGCGCTGCTACCGCGCTGGacctgggcacccccagcccccccatGACCGAGGAGGCTGCCTTTGCTCTGCCGCTGATGCCTGAAGCGCCGGCGGCCGTGCCGCCCAAGGAGACCAGCAGCAGCGGGCTGGAGCTCAAGGCTGAGCCCTTCGACGAGCTGCTCTTCTCCACGGGGCCGCGGGAGGCCTCCCGCTCTGTGCCCGACATGGACCTGCCCGGGGCCTCCTTCTACCCGTCGGACTGGGAGTCGCTGACTGCCGGGACCAGCGGTgagctggagcccctctgcacCCCTGTGGTGACCTGCACCCCGTGTCCCAGCACCTACACCTCCACCTTCGTCTTCACCTACCCCGAGGCAGAGGCCTTCCCCAGCTGCGCCGCCGCGCACcggaagggcagcagcagcaatgagcCCTCGTCTGACTCCCTCAGCTCCCCCACCCTGCTGGCTTTGTGAAGGGCTCCAGCACTGACTGACCTGCTGggccccctcccctgcccacgCACCCCCACGGACttgcagctgtgccccatggggCTCCCCAGGCCTGGGGAGGGCCCTGCCACCGCCACCCCCTGTCTGGCCTGGTGCCCCGGGGCCTGGCAGAGCGTCATGCACCGAGGTCTCTTACCTCTTCCAGAGATGTAGCAAATCGCATGGAGTTTGTCTTGTCCCCAGTGGCCCATCCATGAGAGCTGGTAGTCTGTAGCATGTCCCACATGGCTGGGTAGGTGACTCCCTCCCCTCCTTAGTATCACTAGCATTAACTAATTAATCTCTTGGTTTAAAATGATTGGAATTTAACCTGGTGCTGGGTATCTCCAACTCGTATCTAGTGCAGCTGATTAACAATAACTACTGTGTTCCTGGCAATATCGTGTTCTGATGACTTAGCAATGACCCATCTTATGTGGGGGGAAAGAgactctattttattttctagtagGTAGATAAATAGCTATATCCATGTACTGTAGTTCTACATTGATGTTCATTGTAACTTTACTGATCATGCATTGTTGAGGTGGTCTGAATGTTCTGACATAAGTTTTCCATGAAAAcgtttttattgtgtttttaatttatttattaagacGGATTCtcagatatttatatttttattttatttttttctaccttGAGGTCTTTTTTGACATGTGGAAAGTGAATTTGGATGAAACTTAAGCATTGTTTGCTTATTATTGTTCAGAGACATTGTCAATAAAAGCATTTAAGTTGACTGCTGGAGCTGTCCTTGCGTTACCTTTTGTACTTGCTTCCCTGCGACCTCAAAGGGGTTCTCTAGCCTCTAATTTTGTCTGGGCTTTATAAACTGCAGACACCTGCAATCTGCCTGAGACTAAAGGTGGTAATACCATTTaggccagccctgtccttgtcctggtGCTAgtcagggctggctgtggttACACCCATTCCAGTAGGCACCAGGGTTACTCCCTATGGCCTTTCCCAGCTGATCTGTCTGGGTCTGGTCTTCTGTGTCTGCGTGTCACCTGCTGTGGCCTTTCACCAGCTAGCTGGAGGTCTTGCTGGAAAGGTGGTGAAAGGACATCTCTAGGCTGGGGCTCACAGGATCATTTCCATGTGCCTAACTTCCTTGTCCCTGGATATGGTCTGGTTCCCATAGGCCATGGCTATTCCTATCTTCTTTGGACGTAAAATGAGAGGCTTGTGCACTCCTCACTTTGGGGTGAGTGGTATAAAGGCAAACCACTGTCTCTTCAGTTTCTATTAAAGCCAGCCCAGTCTTTGAATTAATGATTTACAGCAAATGGCACACACACTCTAGGAATATGCTGCCTCCTTGGGGGTTTCTGAAAATGCAGTCTCTCCTGCTGAGTCAGTTGAGAAAGGTTGCTAGCCTCTGTAACCCCTGCTGCTTGTGCAGTGAAatgtgctctgctggcaggacaggagctgggccAGGTTATCCCTGCTTGCAGAGCAGTGGTCTGCTCCCTCCCTGATGGCTGGCTACACATAAAGGGTTCCCTGAGAGTGGCAAGGCCTCCCTGACAGCCTCCAGCCCTGTCACTCCAGTTTGAGAACTCCTTTCTCAAGGTGAAAGCAAAGatgtcagctgtgctggcatgCATGTCCGGCTGAAGGCCATCTTGACACCGTGGTCTCAGGGAATCTCTGTAGGCTGGCATTCAGGGTCAGGCTTCTGTAAATCCACATTTCCTGGTCGCTGCACCAGGCTCTGCTTTTTTCCACCTCTTCCCTAATCAGAATGCACACAGGATCTATCTCATCTCAGTAGTGAGTATTGCAGCTCCATGACTTGCTCAACAAGGCCTGCCCtgtgtaaaagcaaatattacaAGTGCAGTTTCTCATCTTTCAACATTAATCTGTAGGCAGAGCTGACAAGTGATGAAGACTAATCCCACTTGCTACTAAGAAGCAGCTACTTTCACATCGCCACTTGAGTTTACATGGGCAACACCCAGGTGCAGCAAATGCACAGAAGCACTGAACCACGAAGCAGTCATGTAGGTGGTGGGTGATGCTACAAGAGAGTCAGACCTATGTGACAGGTAACCCTGTCAAGTCAGCAAATCTGGAATGACAATGTGCTGTCTTGCTGAAAGATCATCAATTCAGAGCTGAACTATTCAGGTCTCTGGGAGCCCATGCACACTGCTGAAATCACCAGACATTCAGCAGAGGCTGAAAGGAAACAGGGGTCCACAAAGTCCAAAAATACCACATGGATCCCTCAAAGTAGGTGGAGTGATCCTGGCCCCATTGTCTCTCATGATCACTGGACAGGCTAAAGCAAAATCTAGAGCTAAACTCAGAAAGACAGCAGTCCTGCAGCCTAACCAAGGCttcttttttaacagaaatgaTAGCAAGTGCTAAGTCTAAGTGTCAGCTTAGTTGTTACACAAAGATGTCAGATTAAGGGGTGGCCCTACATGAGACACTTTATGACTAACGCCAGGCTCCAGACTTACTCCTTGCCTTCAGCCACAAACAATCCAGAATTCAGGATGTGTTACGTAAAATTTATGCTGTGTTATGAACGTGATTTATCTGCTTCCTAGCATTTGAGAATTATGTAGTGAAGTTGCACTTAAAACCAGAGGAATCTTGCCACTATCTTCAACTGAGGAATAATGCAGCAATCTCTGCCTGCAATGTGTTATAAGCATGTGCTTCAATTACAAGCTGTATCTGATCCATCACACAGATACCAGCACAAAGCTTTGTGAAACACAACAATGGAACGAGATAAGACACGTAGGGAACCCTAGTGTTATTTCTGACGCCTCGTGTGCTCCTGATCCCTCTGAGGGCAGTCGTGTAATTAATTCTTAGAAATGCAACTGCAACGCAATGCAAGGCACAGTGCATTTGTTGCTATGAATTACAGAATGGAGAGCTGCAAAACAACGTGAAGATCCTGAAACGCGTTTATGGCAGAATAaagcagggctgcccagcccagcagcacctcctgccagggctgcccagcccagcagcacctcctgcccgGCTACAGGAGGGTGCTGCGGCTCTAGGGCTGCTCCGGGGCAGACAGCAGCCGCA
This sequence is a window from Serinus canaria isolate serCan28SL12 chromosome 5, serCan2020, whole genome shotgun sequence. Protein-coding genes within it:
- the FOS gene encoding protein c-Fos, with product MMYQGFAGEYEAPSSRCSSASPAGDSLTYYPSPADSFSSMGSPVNPQDFCTDLAASSASFVPTVTAISTSPDLQWLVQPTLISSVAPSQSRGHPYGVSAAAPTTSYSRPAVLKAPGGRGQSIGRRGKVEQLSPEEEEKRRIRRERNKMAAAKCRNRRRELTDTLQAETDQLEEEKSALQAEIANLLKEKEKLEFILAAHRPACKMPEELCFSEELAAASAATALDLGTPSPPMTEEAAFALPLMPEAPAAVPPKETSSSGLELKAEPFDELLFSTGPREASRSVPDMDLPGASFYPSDWESLTAGTSGELEPLCTPVVTCTPCPSTYTSTFVFTYPEAEAFPSCAAAHRKGSSSNEPSSDSLSSPTLLAL